In one Micromonospora polyrhachis genomic region, the following are encoded:
- a CDS encoding response regulator transcription factor, whose product MRVVVAEDLYLLREGLVRLLSVHGFDVVAAVETGPELLRALVELRPDVAVVDVRLPPTQTDEGLQAALAARQEVPGLPVLVLSQHVEQLYARELLADGSGGVGYLLKDRVFNAEQFVEAVRRVAAGGTAMDPDVIAKLLVRSGRNEPVARLTPREREVLGLMAEGRSNSAIAQRLFLSESAVGKHTASIFGKLDLAPSDDDNRRVLAVLAYLNGAGD is encoded by the coding sequence GTGCGTGTTGTCGTCGCCGAAGACCTCTACCTCCTGAGGGAGGGTTTGGTCCGGCTGCTGTCCGTACACGGGTTTGACGTCGTCGCGGCGGTGGAGACCGGCCCGGAGCTGCTGCGGGCGCTGGTCGAGCTACGTCCGGACGTCGCCGTGGTGGATGTACGGCTGCCGCCGACCCAGACCGACGAGGGGTTGCAGGCGGCGCTGGCGGCCCGACAGGAGGTGCCTGGCCTGCCGGTGTTGGTGCTGTCCCAGCACGTGGAGCAGCTCTACGCCCGGGAGTTACTTGCCGACGGGTCGGGCGGGGTCGGCTATCTGCTCAAGGACCGGGTGTTCAATGCCGAACAGTTCGTCGAGGCGGTACGCCGGGTCGCGGCTGGTGGCACCGCGATGGACCCGGACGTGATCGCCAAGTTGCTGGTTCGGTCCGGCCGGAACGAGCCGGTGGCCCGGCTGACCCCACGGGAGCGGGAGGTGCTGGGCTTGATGGCCGAGGGACGTTCCAACAGCGCCATCGCCCAGCGACTGTTCCTGAGCGAGAGTGCGGTGGGTAAACACACCGCGAGCATCTTCGGCAAGCTCGACCTGGCACCGTCGGATGACGACAATCGGCGGGTGCTCGCGGTGCTGGCCTATCTCAACGGGGCCGGCGACTGA
- a CDS encoding MarR family winged helix-turn-helix transcriptional regulator produces the protein MTQLTPSGSALSELVIEVFRANGLLLASGDGLARPAGLTSARWQVLGVVDHEPSTVSEVARVMGLTRQSVQQTADALARDGLVSFEENPRHRRAKLITITARGRVALDYVEQRQAEWSNRIAERATLDELHAATRTLRELARQLEIDAAHTPDDDAQPDGRDHG, from the coding sequence ATGACTCAGCTCACCCCGTCCGGGTCGGCCCTGTCCGAACTGGTCATCGAGGTGTTCCGCGCGAACGGTCTGCTGCTGGCCTCCGGTGATGGGCTGGCCCGACCCGCCGGCCTCACCAGTGCCCGCTGGCAGGTGCTCGGCGTGGTCGACCACGAACCGAGCACGGTGTCGGAGGTCGCCCGGGTGATGGGCCTGACCCGGCAGAGCGTGCAACAGACCGCCGACGCGCTGGCCCGGGACGGCCTGGTCAGCTTCGAGGAGAATCCGCGACACCGCCGCGCGAAGCTGATCACCATCACCGCACGGGGCCGGGTGGCGCTGGACTATGTGGAGCAGCGGCAGGCCGAGTGGTCCAACCGGATCGCCGAACGGGCGACCCTCGACGAGTTGCACGCTGCCACCCGAACCCTGCGGGAACTCGCCCGGCAGCTGGAGATCGACGCCGCACACACGCCAGACGACGACGCACAGCCGGACGGGAGAGACCATGGCTGA
- a CDS encoding bleomycin resistance protein, with the protein MADERTVPLLPCRSIDETADFYRALGFESTYRQIRPNPYIVLRREDLELHFFGLADFDPEQSYGTCLVSVPDIGALYQAFAEGMRATYGKLLVAGIPRMTRPRARKNTGSLSGFSVVDPGGNWIRIFQAPDAGDAPAEDDVPDETGVDAGDTPQSRLAKVLQNAIVLGDSKGDVVQAVRILDATLAREEALASAVDRVGALVYRAELAARQADGETVDALLTRVRAIELTDADRARLTDALADAAELELARQTDQP; encoded by the coding sequence ATGGCTGACGAACGGACCGTGCCCCTGCTGCCGTGCCGCTCCATCGACGAGACAGCCGACTTCTACCGGGCGCTCGGGTTCGAGTCGACCTATCGACAGATCCGCCCCAACCCGTACATCGTGCTGCGGCGGGAGGATCTGGAGCTGCACTTCTTCGGGCTGGCCGACTTCGACCCGGAGCAGTCGTACGGGACCTGCCTGGTGTCCGTACCCGACATCGGAGCGCTCTACCAGGCCTTCGCCGAGGGCATGCGGGCGACGTACGGCAAGCTGCTGGTCGCCGGCATCCCCCGGATGACCCGACCTCGCGCCCGGAAGAACACCGGCAGCCTCTCCGGGTTCAGCGTCGTCGACCCTGGCGGCAACTGGATCCGGATTTTCCAGGCCCCGGATGCGGGTGACGCGCCGGCCGAGGACGATGTGCCGGACGAGACCGGTGTCGACGCAGGTGACACCCCCCAGAGCCGGCTGGCGAAGGTGTTGCAGAACGCCATCGTGCTCGGCGACTCCAAAGGGGACGTTGTGCAGGCGGTGCGGATCCTGGACGCGACTTTGGCCCGGGAGGAGGCGTTGGCGTCCGCCGTCGACCGGGTTGGTGCGCTGGTCTACCGGGCGGAACTCGCCGCTCGGCAGGCGGACGGCGAAACCGTGGATGCGCTCCTGACCCGGGTACGCGCCATCGAGCTGACCGACGCCGACCGGGCGCGGTTGACCGACGCGCTGGCCGACGCGGCGGAGCTGGAACTCGCCCGTCAAACCGATCAGCCGTAG
- a CDS encoding DUF2795 domain-containing protein yields MTVNALQVQEYLVGLDFPISKEDLVRRAQESGAGTAVIQLLRSLPADQFASPAEVDSALSEVA; encoded by the coding sequence ATGACGGTCAACGCCCTACAGGTGCAGGAGTACCTCGTCGGCCTGGACTTTCCGATCTCCAAGGAGGATCTCGTCCGGCGCGCCCAGGAGTCCGGTGCCGGTACGGCGGTCATCCAGCTCCTACGCTCCCTGCCAGCCGACCAGTTCGCCTCGCCGGCCGAGGTCGACTCCGCCCTGAGCGAGGTCGCCTGA